In a genomic window of Constrictibacter sp. MBR-5:
- the rpoB gene encoding DNA-directed RNA polymerase subunit beta, with protein sequence MAISTFTGRKRIRKYFGRIPEVAPIPNLIEVQKTSYDAFLQMDKLWSDRKQAGLQEVFASIFPIKDFGDKAQLEFVKYEFEEPKYDVEECQQRGMTFAAPLKVTLRLVVWDVDEETGSRSIRDIKEQEVYMGDMPLMTDNGTFVINGTERVIVSQMHRSPGVFFDHDRGKTHSSGKYLYAARVIPYRGSWLDFEFDSKDLVYVRIDRRRKLPVTTLLMALDSTATEARRLQLKQGDPNATLPPADVHGMTADEILAHFYERVVFEHASAGWTTRFDPDRLRGVKLTGDLKDARTGEIVVKMGTKITPRILERMREQGIEEQLVDDEELYGRFIAEDIVNGETGEIYAEAGEEITKDLLERLLEVGATQLPTLAIDHINVGGYIRNTLAADRNETREDALIDIYKVMRPGEPPTLESADTLFRGLFFDSERYDLSAVGRVKMNARLNLETEDTVRTLRKADILAIVRTLVDLKDGKGEIDDIDHLGNRRVRSVGELMENQYRVGLLRMERAIRERMSSVDIDAVMPQDLINAKPAAAAVREFFGSSQLSQFMDQTNPLSEITHKRRLSALGPGGLTRERAGFEVRDVHPTHYGRICPIETPEGPNIGLINSLATYARVNQYGFIESPYRRVQDGKVTDEVVYMTAMEEGKYTIAQANAEVDANGMLASDLVSCRHGNDFLLARPDAIQMIDVSPKQLVSVAAALIPFLENDDANRALMGSNMQRQAVPLLRSEAPLVGTGMEVAVARDSGAAVSARRGGVIDQIDATRIVVRVAEGEAVDGMGVDIYNLRKFQRSNQNTCITQRPLVSVGDRVAKGDIIADGPSTNLGDLALGRNVLVAFMPWNGFNFEDSIVISERIARDDVFTSIHIEEFEVMARDTKLGQEEITRDIPNVGEEALRQMDEAGIVYIGAEVKPGDILVGKVTPKGESPMTPEEKLLRAIFGEKASDVRDTSLRVPPGVQGTVVEVRVFSRRGVEKDERARAIDQAEIERLAKDRDDERAIISRTFHARLKELLVGQKIASGPKGAKAGTEVTEAVLGQFAPGQWRQLVVGDDQVMAEIERIGRHFDESVKRLQDRFENKVEKLQRGDELPPGVMKMVKVFVAVKRKLQSGDKMAGRHGNKGVVSRIVPIEDMPSLEDGTPVDIVLNPLGVPSRMNVGQILETHLGWACAGLGRQISDLLDGISHGRNGADALRTRLGDIYGDYHKDELAALDENEILELSNNLTNGVPIATPVFDGAREEDIHNALVSAGLQTSGQVTLIDGRTGEPFTRPVTVGYIYMLKLHHLVDDKIHARSIGPYSLVTQQPLGGKAQFGGQRFGEMEVWALEAYGAAYTLQEMLTVKSDDVSGRTKVYEAIVRGDDTFEAGIPESFNVLVKELRSLGLNVDLQESEV encoded by the coding sequence ATGGCCATTTCGACGTTCACCGGTCGCAAGCGCATCCGCAAGTACTTCGGTCGCATTCCGGAGGTGGCCCCGATCCCGAACCTCATCGAGGTTCAGAAAACGTCCTACGACGCGTTCCTGCAGATGGACAAGCTGTGGAGCGATCGTAAGCAGGCCGGGCTGCAGGAGGTTTTCGCCTCCATCTTCCCGATCAAGGATTTTGGCGACAAGGCCCAGCTCGAATTCGTGAAGTACGAGTTCGAGGAGCCGAAGTACGACGTCGAAGAGTGCCAGCAGCGCGGCATGACGTTCGCGGCGCCCCTGAAGGTCACTCTCCGTCTGGTCGTCTGGGACGTCGACGAGGAGACGGGGTCGCGGTCGATCCGCGACATCAAGGAGCAGGAAGTCTACATGGGCGACATGCCGCTCATGACGGACAACGGCACCTTCGTGATCAACGGCACCGAGCGCGTGATCGTTTCGCAGATGCACCGCTCGCCGGGCGTCTTCTTCGACCATGACCGCGGCAAGACCCACTCTTCGGGCAAGTATCTCTATGCCGCCCGGGTGATCCCGTACCGCGGCTCCTGGCTCGACTTCGAGTTCGATTCCAAAGATCTCGTCTATGTGCGCATCGACCGGCGGCGCAAGCTGCCGGTGACGACGCTGCTCATGGCGCTCGACAGCACCGCCACGGAGGCGCGCCGCCTGCAGCTGAAGCAGGGCGACCCGAACGCGACGCTGCCGCCGGCCGACGTCCACGGTATGACCGCCGACGAGATCCTGGCGCACTTCTACGAGCGGGTCGTCTTCGAGCACGCCAGTGCCGGCTGGACGACACGCTTCGATCCCGACCGCCTCCGCGGCGTCAAGCTGACGGGTGACCTGAAGGACGCCCGCACCGGCGAGATCGTCGTGAAGATGGGCACCAAGATCACCCCGCGGATCCTGGAGCGGATGCGCGAGCAGGGCATCGAGGAGCAGCTCGTCGACGACGAGGAGCTGTATGGCCGCTTCATCGCCGAGGACATCGTCAACGGCGAGACTGGCGAGATCTACGCCGAGGCCGGCGAGGAGATCACCAAGGACCTGCTCGAGCGGCTCCTCGAGGTCGGTGCGACGCAGCTCCCGACCCTCGCGATCGACCACATCAATGTCGGCGGCTACATCCGCAATACGTTGGCGGCCGACCGCAACGAGACGCGGGAAGACGCGCTGATCGACATCTACAAGGTCATGCGGCCGGGGGAGCCGCCGACCCTGGAGAGCGCCGACACGCTGTTCCGCGGCCTGTTCTTCGACAGTGAGCGCTACGACCTCTCGGCGGTCGGCCGCGTAAAGATGAACGCGCGCCTGAACCTGGAGACCGAGGATACGGTCCGGACGCTGCGCAAGGCGGACATCTTGGCCATCGTCCGCACTCTCGTCGACCTGAAGGACGGCAAGGGTGAGATCGACGATATCGATCATCTCGGCAACCGCCGCGTCCGGTCGGTCGGCGAACTGATGGAAAACCAGTACCGCGTCGGGCTGCTCCGCATGGAGCGTGCGATCCGCGAGCGCATGAGTTCGGTCGACATCGACGCGGTGATGCCGCAGGACCTGATCAACGCCAAGCCGGCGGCGGCCGCAGTGCGCGAGTTCTTCGGCTCGTCGCAGCTCAGCCAGTTCATGGACCAGACCAACCCGCTGTCGGAGATCACGCACAAGCGGCGTCTCTCGGCCCTCGGCCCGGGCGGTCTGACCCGTGAGCGCGCGGGTTTCGAGGTGCGCGACGTGCATCCGACGCATTACGGCCGGATCTGCCCCATCGAGACGCCGGAAGGGCCGAACATCGGCCTGATCAACAGCCTGGCCACCTATGCGCGGGTGAACCAGTACGGCTTCATCGAGAGCCCGTACCGGCGCGTGCAGGACGGCAAGGTCACCGACGAGGTCGTCTACATGACGGCCATGGAGGAGGGGAAGTACACGATCGCCCAGGCGAACGCCGAGGTCGATGCGAACGGCATGCTCGCGTCCGACCTCGTCAGTTGCCGCCACGGCAACGACTTCCTGCTCGCCCGGCCGGACGCGATCCAGATGATCGACGTGTCGCCGAAGCAGCTCGTCTCCGTCGCCGCGGCGCTCATCCCGTTCCTCGAGAACGACGACGCCAACCGCGCGCTGATGGGCTCGAACATGCAGCGGCAGGCCGTCCCGCTCCTCCGCTCCGAGGCACCGCTGGTCGGTACCGGCATGGAGGTCGCGGTTGCCCGTGACTCCGGCGCGGCGGTGTCGGCGCGCCGCGGCGGCGTGATCGACCAGATCGACGCGACCCGCATCGTCGTCCGCGTGGCGGAGGGCGAGGCGGTCGACGGTATGGGCGTGGACATCTACAACCTGCGCAAGTTCCAGCGTTCGAACCAGAACACCTGCATCACGCAGCGTCCCTTGGTGAGCGTCGGCGATCGTGTGGCCAAGGGCGACATTATCGCGGACGGCCCGTCGACGAACCTCGGCGATCTCGCCCTCGGCCGGAACGTGCTGGTCGCGTTCATGCCGTGGAACGGGTTCAACTTCGAGGACTCGATCGTCATTTCAGAGCGCATCGCGCGCGACGACGTCTTCACCTCGATCCATATCGAGGAATTCGAGGTGATGGCCCGCGACACCAAGCTGGGTCAGGAGGAGATCACCCGCGACATCCCGAACGTCGGCGAGGAAGCGCTTCGCCAGATGGACGAGGCGGGTATCGTCTACATCGGTGCCGAGGTGAAGCCGGGCGACATCCTGGTCGGCAAGGTGACGCCGAAGGGCGAATCGCCGATGACTCCGGAGGAGAAGCTGCTCCGGGCGATCTTCGGCGAGAAGGCCTCCGACGTGCGCGACACGTCGCTGCGCGTGCCCCCGGGCGTGCAGGGTACGGTGGTCGAGGTCCGCGTGTTCTCGCGCCGCGGCGTGGAGAAGGACGAGCGTGCGCGCGCCATCGACCAGGCCGAGATCGAGCGCCTGGCGAAGGACCGTGACGACGAGCGCGCGATCATCAGTCGGACGTTCCATGCCCGTTTGAAGGAACTGCTGGTCGGCCAGAAGATCGCCAGCGGTCCGAAGGGCGCCAAGGCCGGCACCGAGGTGACGGAGGCGGTGCTCGGCCAGTTCGCGCCCGGCCAGTGGCGTCAGCTGGTGGTGGGCGACGATCAGGTCATGGCCGAGATCGAGCGCATCGGCCGGCACTTCGACGAGAGCGTCAAGCGCCTGCAGGATCGGTTCGAGAACAAGGTCGAGAAGCTGCAGCGCGGCGACGAACTGCCGCCAGGCGTCATGAAGATGGTCAAGGTCTTCGTGGCGGTGAAGCGCAAGCTGCAGTCGGGCGACAAGATGGCCGGCCGCCACGGCAACAAGGGCGTGGTGTCGCGCATCGTGCCAATCGAGGACATGCCCTCGCTCGAGGACGGCACGCCGGTCGACATCGTCCTGAACCCCCTGGGCGTGCCGTCGCGCATGAACGTCGGGCAGATCCTGGAGACGCATCTTGGCTGGGCATGCGCCGGCCTGGGACGTCAGATCAGCGACCTGCTCGACGGGATCAGCCACGGCCGCAACGGGGCTGACGCGCTGCGGACGCGCCTGGGCGATATCTACGGCGACTACCACAAGGACGAACTGGCTGCCCTGGACGAGAACGAGATCCTCGAACTCTCCAACAACCTGACCAACGGCGTCCCGATCGCGACCCCCGTCTTCGACGGTGCGCGCGAGGAGGACATCCACAATGCCTTGGTCAGTGCCGGTCTCCAGACGTCCGGTCAGGTCACGCTGATCGACGGGCGGACGGGCGAACCGTTCACGCGCCCGGTCACGGTCGGGTACATCTACATGCTGAAGCTGCACCATCTCGTGGACGACAAGATCCACGCGCGTTCGATCGGCCCCTACAGCCTCGTCACCCAGCAGCCGCTGGGCGGCAAGGCCCAGTTCGGCGGCCAGCGCTTCGGCGAGATGGAGGTCTGGGCGCTGGAGGCCTACGGTGCGGCCTATACGCTCCAGGAGATGCTGACGGTGAAGTCCGACGACGTTT
- the rplL gene encoding 50S ribosomal protein L7/L12: MADLQKLVDELSALTVIEAAELSKLLEEKWGVSAAAPVAVAAAGGAAAAAPAAEEKTEFDVILAAAGEKKINVIKEVRAITGLGLKEAKDLVEAAPKAVKEGVSKDEADKFKKQLEEAGATVELK, encoded by the coding sequence CTCGTCGACGAACTCTCCGCTCTCACGGTCATCGAGGCCGCCGAGCTCTCCAAGCTGCTCGAGGAGAAGTGGGGCGTTTCCGCCGCCGCTCCGGTCGCCGTCGCCGCTGCCGGCGGTGCCGCTGCCGCTGCCCCGGCCGCCGAGGAGAAGACCGAGTTCGACGTGATCCTCGCCGCCGCCGGCGAGAAGAAGATCAACGTCATCAAGGAAGTCCGCGCCATCACTGGCCTCGGCCTGAAGGAAGCGAAGGATCTTGTTGAGGCCGCGCCGAAGGCCGTCAAGGAAGGCGTGTCCAAGGACGAGGCCGACAAGTTCAAGAAGCAGCTCGAGGAAGCCGGGGCGACCGTCGAACTCAAGTGA